Proteins encoded by one window of Bacteroidales bacterium:
- a CDS encoding aminopeptidase has protein sequence MKNIFALISLFFLFVVFSFAQEGYKFEDVKIVKTTSVKDQYRSGTCWSFAALGFYEAELLRMGKGEFDLSEAFIVRHTYIDKAERYFRFHGSINFSAGGAFHDVTNVMKKHGIVPESAYKGLNYGTEKFEHGELDAVLKSYMEAIVKTSKPTSAWKKGFIAILDTYLGPEPTEFEYEGKKYTPMSFQKMLGLNLDDYIEISSFTHHPFYEPFILEVPDNWSHDMSWNVPLNEMMDIIKNAINNDYTVGWASDVSDKGFSWTNGVAVLPDVKRTDLSGTEREKWEKLTAKEKSAQLYSFDSPMKEIEVTQESRQIDFDNYSTTDDHGMLIVGIAKDQNGNEYYKVKNSWDAVGKYDGYFYASTPFVMLKTTDILVHKKAIPSNILKKFKK, from the coding sequence ATGAAGAACATTTTTGCATTAATTAGCCTATTTTTTCTTTTTGTAGTATTTTCATTTGCTCAAGAAGGATATAAATTTGAAGATGTTAAAATCGTAAAAACAACATCAGTAAAAGACCAATATCGTTCTGGCACCTGCTGGAGCTTTGCTGCATTAGGATTTTACGAAGCTGAATTACTACGTATGGGAAAAGGCGAATTTGATTTATCAGAAGCATTTATTGTAAGACACACATACATAGACAAAGCCGAACGATATTTTAGATTTCATGGAAGCATAAATTTTAGTGCTGGTGGTGCTTTTCATGATGTAACAAATGTTATGAAAAAACATGGTATAGTTCCAGAATCTGCTTATAAAGGATTAAATTATGGAACAGAAAAATTTGAACATGGAGAATTAGATGCTGTTTTAAAATCCTATATGGAAGCCATTGTAAAAACTAGCAAACCAACAAGTGCTTGGAAAAAAGGCTTTATTGCTATTTTAGACACATATCTTGGACCAGAGCCAACTGAATTTGAATATGAAGGAAAAAAATACACTCCTATGTCATTCCAAAAAATGCTTGGTCTTAATTTAGATGATTATATTGAAATTTCTTCTTTCACTCATCATCCATTTTACGAACCATTTATTCTTGAAGTGCCAGACAATTGGAGCCACGACATGTCTTGGAATGTTCCGCTCAATGAAATGATGGATATAATTAAAAATGCTATTAACAACGACTATACTGTTGGTTGGGCAAGTGATGTTTCTGATAAAGGCTTTAGCTGGACAAATGGCGTAGCTGTATTGCCAGACGTAAAAAGAACAGACCTTAGTGGAACTGAACGCGAAAAATGGGAAAAACTAACTGCAAAAGAAAAATCTGCACAACTATATTCTTTTGATAGCCCAATGAAAGAAATTGAAGTTACCCAAGAATCACGTCAAATTGATTTTGATAATTATTCTACAACCGACGACCACGGAATGCTTATTGTCGGCATTGCTAAAGACCAAAACGGAAATGAATATTATAAAGTTAAAAATAGCTGGGATGCTGTAGGTAAATATGATGGTTATTTTTATGCTTCTACTCCTTTCGTTATGCTAAAAACCACTGATATTTTAGTACATAAAAAAGCAATTCCTTCTAACATTCTAAAAAAATTTAAAAAGTAA
- a CDS encoding gliding motility lipoprotein GldH translates to MKRNFYLIVVVLFFASCTNPLYNKMKEISDAKWDMNCPMKFDVEVNDTTKLWDFYVLIRHNTDYAWSNLYTFVTTISPDDSIKTDTIEFILSYPDGKWVGKGYGDILSNEILISKNFVFPEKGLYTFEFQQGMRDSILVGICDFGIRITPSK, encoded by the coding sequence ATGAAAAGAAATTTTTATTTAATAGTTGTTGTGTTGTTTTTTGCATCTTGCACTAATCCATTGTATAATAAAATGAAAGAAATTTCTGATGCAAAATGGGATATGAATTGTCCTATGAAATTTGATGTAGAAGTTAATGATACAACTAAATTGTGGGACTTTTATGTTCTTATTCGCCATAATACTGATTATGCTTGGAGCAATCTCTATACTTTTGTAACAACAATTTCGCCAGATGACAGCATTAAAACTGATACTATTGAGTTTATATTATCATATCCTGATGGGAAATGGGTTGGAAAAGGATATGGAGATATTCTTTCAAATGAAATTTTGATAAGCAAAAACTTTGTTTTCCCTGAAAAAGGGTTATATACTTTTGAATTTCAACAGGGAATGCGAGATTCCATTTTGGTTGGCATATGTGATTTTGGAATACGTATAACTCCTTCAAAATAA
- a CDS encoding saccharopine dehydrogenase, protein MKKILILGAGMSASTLIKYLLEKSTANNWFLTVADIDIKLAEKKIANHPNAKAASFNIKEDKDVDNLIQQNDIVVSMLPAIFHPIVGKKCLQFSKSLFTASYVSPEMRSYDKEAKEKNLLFFNECGVDPGIDHMSAMKTIDEIKEAGGKITGFESYCGGLIAPEFDNNPWNYKFTWNARNVILAGQAGAQFMENGKYKYIPYSRLFERITKTSMDGFGDFEIYANRDSLKYREIYGLQDVETILRGSMRRPGYCAAWNCFVQLGVTDDTYELNELNNLTNRSFIAAFLPENKNKSIEDNFCEYLKIDRNGNIFKRMEWLGLFEETPIKKGAKTPAQILQSIIEPKWQLGEKDLDLLVMQHIFHYELNNKKFKRTSSMGIIGTDPVHTAMAITVGMPMALCIESYLTGKISGKGVQTPVKKEYYTPILEGLKPFGVVFKEEEHEV, encoded by the coding sequence ATGAAAAAAATACTTATTCTAGGTGCAGGGATGTCTGCTTCAACACTTATAAAATATCTGCTTGAAAAAAGCACAGCAAATAATTGGTTCTTAACAGTTGCAGATATAGACATTAAATTAGCTGAGAAAAAAATTGCTAATCATCCAAATGCAAAAGCTGCAAGCTTTAATATAAAAGAAGATAAGGACGTAGATAATTTGATACAACAAAATGATATAGTTGTGAGCATGCTTCCTGCTATTTTCCATCCTATTGTTGGAAAAAAATGCTTACAATTTTCAAAAAGCTTATTTACAGCATCTTACGTTTCTCCAGAAATGCGTTCTTATGACAAAGAAGCTAAAGAAAAGAATTTGCTTTTCTTCAATGAATGTGGCGTTGACCCCGGAATAGACCACATGTCTGCAATGAAAACAATTGATGAGATAAAAGAAGCTGGTGGAAAAATAACCGGATTTGAGTCATACTGTGGTGGACTAATTGCTCCTGAATTTGACAACAATCCATGGAACTACAAATTCACTTGGAATGCACGAAATGTGATTTTAGCGGGTCAAGCTGGAGCACAATTCATGGAAAATGGCAAATACAAATACATTCCGTATAGCAGGCTCTTTGAACGCATAACCAAAACAAGCATGGACGGATTTGGAGATTTTGAAATCTATGCAAATAGAGATTCTTTGAAATATAGAGAAATTTATGGGCTTCAAGATGTTGAAACAATCCTTAGAGGTTCTATGCGTCGCCCGGGTTATTGTGCTGCATGGAATTGCTTTGTTCAATTAGGCGTAACTGATGACACATACGAATTAAATGAATTAAATAATCTAACAAATAGAAGCTTTATTGCGGCTTTTTTACCTGAAAATAAAAACAAAAGCATTGAAGATAATTTCTGTGAATACTTAAAAATAGACCGAAACGGAAATATTTTCAAAAGAATGGAATGGTTAGGTCTTTTTGAAGAAACACCAATAAAAAAAGGAGCAAAAACCCCTGCACAAATTTTACAAAGCATAATTGAACCTAAATGGCAACTTGGAGAAAAAGACCTTGATCTTTTAGTTATGCAACACATATTCCATTATGAATTAAATAACAAAAAATTCAAACGTACTTCTTCAATGGGGATAATTGGCACCGACCCTGTACATACAGCAATGGCTATTACTGTTGGAATGCCAATGGCATTGTGCATTGAATCATATTTAACTGGAAAAATCTCAGGTAAAGGCGTGCAAACTCCAGTGAAAAAAGAATATTACACTCCAATATTAGAAGGATTAAAGCCTTTTGGTGTTGTTTTTAAAGAGGAAGAACACGAGGTTTAA
- a CDS encoding penicillin-binding protein produces the protein MKSIKNFVKKVKGDGNTPSEYKKPIRKMWIIFFSIVVFCVLFFAGVSIGMLGPIPSFEQLENPSNNLASEIYTADQKLLGKYYIENRTNVEYQQLSPYLVQALIATEDIRFEKHSGVDVRGLMRVIVKTIFGRDKSSGGGSTITQQLAKNLYERPKGISKLKVVSIKFREWVTAIKLERNYTKEEILAMYLNTVDFGSQSFGIKSAAKTYFDKTPDSLNIQESAMLVGMLKAPSKFNPIRNPENAKGRRLVVLSQMHKYKFITTEQLDSLKDLPLNTNKFKLQDHKSGYATYFREYLRKIMNESEPKRNNYINDEEYQIVKDQWDNNALYGWCNKNKKPDGSRYNLYTDGLKIYTTIDSRMQRYAEEAVCDHLSKTLQPQFNREVKHARYPPFTSLYRKEDVDKLMDQAKRRSDRYIQMKNDGFSQKEIDKAFNTKRSMRMFSWNGEFDTIMTPMDSIKYYKWFLHAGFMAVEPQTGYVKAYVGGINYKYFKFDHVCLSRRQVGSTFKPFVYSVAMGDGQYSPCTKIPMMPVTIDLGNGDTWTPKNSGKVKEGEMVTLRYALAGSINWASAYLIKRSSPEAVIRLARKMGITSPMPAVYAIALGVAELTVYEMVGAQTTYPNKGIWTEPIFVTRIEDKDGNILANFVPRRQEAMSEETAYLMLELMKGVVDFGTSGRLRTVYNIKYPIAGKTGTTDDNSDGWFMGLTPDLVAGCWVGAEDMQVHFINTALGQGANMALPIWGIFMNKVYADKSINISTKDFEKPSKPLRVEIDCEKYDKEHPEERKSNKSTGAFL, from the coding sequence ATGAAAAGCATTAAAAACTTTGTTAAAAAAGTTAAAGGAGATGGAAATACTCCTTCTGAATATAAAAAACCAATACGAAAGATGTGGATAATTTTTTTCAGTATTGTAGTTTTTTGTGTTTTATTCTTTGCAGGAGTTTCTATTGGAATGTTAGGTCCAATACCATCTTTTGAGCAGCTTGAAAATCCAAGCAATAATTTAGCATCAGAGATTTATACTGCTGACCAAAAGCTATTAGGAAAATATTATATTGAAAATAGAACAAATGTTGAATATCAGCAATTATCTCCATACTTAGTCCAAGCTCTAATTGCAACAGAAGATATTCGCTTTGAAAAACATTCAGGCGTTGATGTGCGTGGCTTAATGCGTGTGATTGTTAAAACAATATTCGGAAGAGATAAAAGTAGTGGCGGCGGCAGCACTATTACTCAGCAATTAGCAAAGAATCTATATGAAAGACCAAAAGGCATTTCTAAATTAAAAGTAGTTTCAATTAAGTTTAGAGAATGGGTTACAGCTATAAAATTAGAAAGAAACTACACTAAAGAAGAAATCTTAGCAATGTATTTGAATACAGTTGATTTTGGAAGTCAATCTTTTGGAATTAAATCAGCAGCTAAAACTTATTTTGATAAAACTCCAGATTCGTTGAATATACAAGAATCAGCTATGCTTGTAGGTATGCTTAAAGCTCCTTCTAAATTCAATCCTATTAGAAATCCAGAAAATGCAAAGGGTAGGAGACTTGTTGTTTTATCGCAAATGCATAAATATAAATTTATAACCACAGAACAGCTGGATTCTTTAAAAGACCTGCCTTTAAATACAAATAAATTCAAATTGCAAGACCACAAGTCGGGTTATGCAACTTATTTTCGTGAATATTTGCGTAAAATAATGAATGAATCTGAGCCTAAGCGAAATAATTATATAAATGACGAAGAATATCAAATTGTAAAAGATCAGTGGGATAATAATGCTTTGTATGGCTGGTGCAATAAAAATAAAAAACCAGACGGTAGCAGATATAATTTATATACTGATGGGCTAAAAATATACACTACAATAGATTCTCGTATGCAAAGATATGCAGAAGAAGCTGTTTGTGACCACTTAAGTAAAACATTACAACCTCAATTTAACCGAGAAGTAAAACATGCTCGCTATCCTCCTTTTACAAGTTTATATAGAAAAGAAGACGTTGATAAACTTATGGATCAAGCTAAACGCAGGTCTGACAGGTATATTCAAATGAAAAATGATGGTTTTAGCCAAAAAGAAATTGACAAAGCTTTTAATACCAAAAGGTCAATGAGAATGTTTAGTTGGAATGGTGAATTTGATACAATTATGACACCTATGGATTCAATTAAATATTACAAATGGTTTTTGCATGCAGGTTTTATGGCTGTAGAGCCTCAAACAGGTTATGTAAAGGCTTATGTGGGTGGAATTAATTATAAATATTTTAAATTTGATCATGTTTGCTTAAGTCGTCGTCAAGTGGGCTCTACTTTTAAACCATTTGTTTATTCTGTAGCAATGGGCGATGGACAGTATTCGCCTTGTACGAAAATACCAATGATGCCTGTTACGATAGATCTTGGAAATGGTGATACATGGACACCAAAAAACTCTGGAAAAGTAAAGGAAGGAGAAATGGTAACTCTTCGATATGCTTTGGCAGGTTCTATAAATTGGGCTTCAGCATATTTAATTAAGCGTTCTTCGCCCGAAGCTGTGATTAGACTTGCTAGAAAAATGGGAATTACCAGCCCGATGCCAGCAGTTTATGCAATTGCTTTAGGAGTGGCTGAACTTACTGTTTATGAAATGGTTGGAGCACAAACAACCTATCCAAATAAAGGAATTTGGACAGAACCGATATTTGTAACGCGAATTGAAGATAAAGATGGCAATATTCTTGCAAACTTTGTTCCAAGAAGGCAGGAAGCTATGAGTGAAGAAACCGCTTATTTGATGCTAGAGCTTATGAAAGGTGTTGTGGATTTTGGAACATCTGGGAGATTAAGAACTGTTTATAATATTAAATATCCGATTGCTGGAAAAACTGGAACAACAGATGATAATAGCGATGGTTGGTTTATGGGACTTACTCCAGATTTAGTAGCTGGATGTTGGGTAGGAGCTGAAGATATGCAGGTTCATTTTATTAATACAGCTTTAGGGCAGGGTGCAAATATGGCTCTTCCTATCTGGGGAATTTTTATGAATAAAGTTTATGCCGATAAATCTATTAATATTTCTACAAAAGATTTTGAAAAGCCTTCAAAACCGCTAAGAGTTGAGATAGATTGCGAAAAGTATGATAAGGAACATCCAGAAGAAAGAAAATCAAATAAAAGTACTGGCGCTTTTCTATAA